One Coffea arabica cultivar ET-39 chromosome 5e, Coffea Arabica ET-39 HiFi, whole genome shotgun sequence DNA segment encodes these proteins:
- the LOC113687816 gene encoding trans-resveratrol di-O-methyltransferase-like yields the protein MNRAENLTELLEAQNHVGNQMLNFRKSASLKCAIELGIPDAINQHGKPITLSELVSALPINPSKANHIYRLMRFLSNAGFFVLQDQGYALTAAGRLLLKEEPFNLRAFIFYMSDPVLVKPWNSLTEWFRNDDPSPFHTAHGKNFWAYAAEEPNFANLFNESMANDSTLIVQVMMTECKFVFDGLTSLVDVGGGTGAVARAIAQNFPNMECVVCDLPHVIAGQEGTENLDFVAGDMLEKVPAADAILLKWILHDWSDEDCVKILKNCKEAIPGRDKGGKVIIIDMIMESQMKDGESVETQVGVDMQMLMCYGAKERTEKEWAKLFQDAGFSDYKVLPVLGVCCLIEVYP from the exons ATGAACAGAGCGGAGAATCTTACTGAGCTTCTTGAAGCTCAAAATCATGTAGGCAACCAAATGCTCAACTTCAGAAAGTCTGCATCTCTAAAATGTGCAATTGAACTGGGAATCCCTGATGCCATCAATCAACATGGGAAGCCTATCACACTTTCTGAGCTGGTTTCTGCCCTTCCAATTAACCCTTCGAAGGCTAACCACATCTATCGCTTGATGCGATTCTTATCAAATGCCGGCTTCTTTGTTCTACAAGATCAAGGCTATGCCCTCACAGCTGCAGGCCGTCTTCTTTTAAAAGAGGAGCCTTTCAATTTAAGGGCATTTATCTTTTATATGAGCGATCCTGTTTTAGTGAAGCCCTGGAATTCCTTGACTGAGTGGTTCAGGAATGATGATCCCTCTCCATTTCATACGGCGCATGGGAAAAACTTCTGGGCTTATGCTGCTGAAGAACCTAATTTTGCAAACCTCTTCAATGAATCCATGGCCAATGATTCTACTTTAATCGTTCAGGTGATGATGACCGAATGCAAGTTTGTGTTTGACGGCTTGACATCTTTAGTGGATGTTGGGGGTGGCACAGGGGCAGTTGCTAGGGCCATTGCCCAAAATTTCCCCAACATGGAGTGTGTTGTGTGTGATCTCCCACACGTGATTGCCGGCCAAGAGGGAACTGAGAACTTGGACTTTGTTGCAGGAGATATGCTAGAGAAGGTACCTGCTGCTGATGCAATCTTGCTCAAG TGGATTCTTCATGACTGGAGTGATGAAGATTGTGTGAAGATTCTCAAGAACTGCAAAGAGGCTATTCCAGGGAGAGACAAAGGGGGAAAAGTCATTATTATCGACATGATTATGGAAAGCCAGATGAAAGATGGCGAGTCAGTTGAAACACAAGTTGGTGTGGACATGCAGATGTTGATGTGTTACGGTGCTAAAGAAAGAACTGAGAAAGAATGGGCAAAGCTTTTCCAAGATGCCGGTTTCAGTGACTACAAAGTACTTCCAGTGTTGGGTGTGTGCTGTCTCATTGAGGTTTATCCATAG